From Agelaius phoeniceus isolate bAgePho1 chromosome 27, bAgePho1.hap1, whole genome shotgun sequence, one genomic window encodes:
- the LOC143695962 gene encoding class II histocompatibility antigen, B-L beta chain-like translates to MGRGAAAGALLVALVVLGAPPAAGAELSGMFQAMAKQECYFINGTEKVRYVLRYIYNREPYATFDSDVGHYVGFTPFGERYAERWNSDPDTLEYRRAQVDTYCRQNFEGMSPFITERRVPPSVSISLVRPSSSQPGPGRLLCSVMDFYPAAIQVRWFQGQQELSEHVVPTDVVPNGDWTYQLLVLLETPPRRGLTYSCQVEHVSLEQPLSRHWEMPPDAARSKMLTGIGGFVLGFVFLALGLGFYVRKKSS, encoded by the exons atGGGGCGAGGGGCGGCAGCTGGGGCCctactggtggcactggtggtgctgggagcccccccggctGCGGGCGCGGAGCTCTCGG GGATGTTTCAGGCGATGGCAAAGCAGGAGTGTTACTTCATTAACGGCACGGAGAAGGTGAGGTATGTGCTGAGGTACATCTACAACAGGGAGCCATACGCGACGTTCGACAGCGACGTGGGGCACTACGTAGGGTTCACCCCCTTTGGGGAGAGGTATGCCGAGCGCTGGAACAGTGACCCGGACACACTGGAGTACAGACGGGCTCAGGTGGACACGTACTGCCGGCAAAACTTCGAGGGCATGTCTCCGTTCATCACGGAGCGCCGAG tgccccccagcgTGTCCATCTCGCTGGTGCGCCCCTCGagctcccagcccggccccggccgcctGCTCTGCTCCGTGATGGATTTCTaccctgctgccatccaggTGAGGTGgttccagggccagcaggagctctcGGAGCACGTGGTCCCCACCGACGTGGTCCCCAACGGGGACTGGACCtaccagctgctggtgctgctggaaacGCCGCCCCGGCGCGGGCTCACCTACAGCTGCCAGGTGGAGCAcgtcagcctggagcagcccctgagccGGCACTGGG AGATGCCGCCGGACGCCGCCCGCAGCAAGATGCTGACGGGCATCGGGGGCTTCGTCTTGGGCTTCGTCTTCCTGGCGCTGGGGCTCGGCTTCTACGTGCGCAAGAAG agctcctga